GCCACCGAATGGGGCAGCCACCGGGCCTATTTACTGTCCGCCGGGATTCCCGCCACATTCGCGCGCACCCAGTCGACGATCGACTGCATGGTGGCACCGGGGCCGAAGATTTTCGCCACCCCGATCCGCTCCAGTTCCGGGATGTCCGCGCCCGGAATGATGCCGCCGCCGAACACCACGATGTCGTCGACGCCGCGCTCGGCCAGCAGCTCGACCACCCGCCGGAACAGCGTCATGTGCGCACCGGAGAGCACGGACAGCCCGACCGCGTCCGCGTCCT
This genomic window from Catenuloplanes niger contains:
- a CDS encoding cobalamin B12-binding domain-containing protein, with the translated sequence MEPRIRVVVAKPGLDGHDRGAKVVARALRDAGMEVVYTGLHQTPEQIVETAIQEDADAVGLSVLSGAHMTLFRRVVELLAERGVDDIVVFGGGIIPGADIPELERIGVAKIFGPGATMQSIVDWVRANVAGIPADSK